The genomic interval CCGGTATTTCGCCTGAGAGGCGATCTGTTCGCGGTGGTGGAAGATCACGTCGGAGGTGTGCGCCAGATTCTTCGGCTTGCGGAACTCGCGGCCGGTCGCCTTGTAAAGGTATTCGCGGGCTTTCTCTTCCTGCTCGGGAAAGTCGTGCCACAGCTCGAGCGCCTCGCAGTAGATGCCGAACGAGGTGATGCACGACGAGGTGAAGTTTTCGTATCCGGCTTCGGTCATCAGCGAGAATTGGCGCGCCACGACCGTCATGATCGTTTCGAGCGGCACGATGTCGGAATGATAGCCGATCCCGGTGCACGAGGTGTGCTTCGGGTCTTCGTATACGTCGCGCCCGAGGTCGTTGCGCAGGATGTTCAGGAACGCCGCCTCGGATCCGGGGAAGAAGTTCTGCCGGATGCAACTGCGAGCGTAGAAATAGTTGTCGTCGGCGATATCCTTCTGATATTCTTTCCAAGCTTTTTTCATCGAATCGGTCTTTGTCTTTGTTTCATTCCGGACCGTTGCCTTACGGTCCGAGGGGGAGGCTTTGTCCGCTCGCGCAGGCTTTCTATTTTCCGCCGTGCTCTCCGCTGTTGGCGGTGAATACGGATCGGAAATAGGCGTCGTCGGCTCCCTCGAAGCCCATCTCGCGCGCTTTCTCGTCGGAGCGCCGCTCGATATTCTCGAAGAAAGCCGAGCCGCCGGTTTCGCGGAATATGCTGTGCAGCTCCTCCATGCTTTGCTCGTCGATCTTGCGGCAGGCCCCGGGGCCGGTTTGGCCGTAATTGTCGCCGAAACGCTCGAAGACGTCCTTCGCGTGGTCGTATACCCACTTCCATACGGGCCCTTGCTCGGGGTGCAGGTCCGGATCGACGAACTCGGGCCTCACGCAATAGCCCGAACTCAGGATGTTCTGCCCGATCGTCCGCTTCAGCGCGAACTGCTGCCGTCCCTTCTCCGAGTCGGTGAAGAAGCCGAGCCGCTGCGACAGCGAGCGGAGCGACTGGATCACGTAAGCCGGCGTATTGCCGCGCGGACAGCGGGGGCGGCACGACATGCACTCGCCGCAGTACCAGATCGTGTCGCTGCGGAGCAGTTTCTCGATCGCATCGTCGTCGCGCGTCTGGACCGTATTGACGATCTGGCGCGGATCGTAGCAGTAGAACTCCGCCGCAGGACAGACGCCCGTGCAGATGCCGCAGTTCATGCAGGCCGTCAGACCCTCCTGCATGCGAACGTCTTCCATCAGCATATCGAAATATTTCCCCATCTTCGGCCTCGGTAATTCATACGGTTTAAAGCGTAACAAATTTACAGCCAATCGATAGGACAAAGCTGAGTGCATAGACCTATTTTGGGTAGGTATAAATACGTATTTTCCTGCGTGCGGCATAGCGGATGGGCGTTGCCGGTTTTTATCGTGTGTTGATTTGTAGCGACTTGCCGTTTTTTGACATATGGTCTTGTCTTCGTGCGGTACGGCATGGGCCGAGGGGGTTCCGGCCGGTACGGACAGGCGAGCCGGATAATGTCGGCGGCAGATCGTCGCTCCATGGAAAGAATTATGCGGAATGTTTTTACGCGGAACGGCAAAGGAAAATGGACCGGAAAATCGGTCTCCCGTTCCTACGGAAAAAGGGCGGGATCTCGCGGCAACGTTTCGGCGGTATGTTTTTCGTCAGAGAATGCGGCGGCTGAACGCATCGTCGCGCAGGGTCGTCGTACGGAAGTCGATGCCGCCGAGCAGGACGGCTCCCGGCCGTTTGCCCGGAACGAAGCTCCCTGCCCACGAGTCGATGCCGAGGGCCTCGGCTCCTCCCAGCGTTGCCCAGCGCAGGGCCTCGTCGAGCGGTACGCTGCGGAGCATCTTCAGCTCCTCGACGATCGACAGCGTTTCGTTCGACGACAGACTGTCGGTTCCCAGAGCGATTCGGACCCCTGCGCGCCGCAGGGTCTCGACCGGAGGCCGGGCTCCCTCGATATAGTCGTTCGACCGGGGGCACAGCACCCAGCTCAGCCGGTCGCCGAACCGCTCGGCGAGCGACTCGATCTCTTGCTGCGAGGCGAACGTGCCGTGCACCAGCAGCAGCGGCCTGTCCGGCGGCACCGAGTCGAGAATCCGCCTTGCGGGCGAGCCGTATCCGGCGAAATCGATCGTTACGCGCTCGCGGAGGTTGCGCTCGTGCAGAGGTCCCCGGGCCCGATACAACTCCGCTTCGGAGCGGCTTTCCATAAAATGGACCGACAACCTGTGGCTTTCGGCGGCGACGGCCCGGAACGGAGCGTCCTGAAGCGAGTAGGTGGAATGGGGCGTCAGGCTGCCTTCGAGTCCGGAGCCGGTGCACTCGCGGAGCACGGTTCGCATCGGTGTGAAATCCTGCGCTCGCAGTCCGAAGCACTCGACGAAGTTATGGTAGTGGACGGGGCTTTTCCGCTTCAGCGGAAAAGTCGAGGTGCCGTTGCAGATGTCGCCGACGGCCGTCACGCCGTCGCGGAACATCCGGCAGTCCCAGTAGGCGGCCGCGGCCGCCCGTTCCTCGGGAGAGGTCTTCCCCCGCTCCGACGCGATCGCGTCGGCGAACGCGGCCAGTCCGCCGCCCCGCGCGATCCGGCCTTTCAGATAGCTCAGTTCCAAATGGCAGTGCGCGTTGACGAAGCCCGGAACCAGGGCTCCGTTATAGAACTCCACGTTCTGCTGCGCATCGATCCGGTCCGTCCGCTCGATGCGCAGCAGGCGTCCCTCAGCGTCGAACGAGAGTATCCCGTCCTGCAGCCAGCCCTGAGGAGTCAGGATCAAGTGCGCCGATAGTTTCCTCGCCGTTTCCATGATCGTAGAGCGTTTCGTTTTGCAGCAGAAGCCCGAACGTCCGGGCATCGAATCCGAGCGCCTCGAGCCGGACCGAGTCGTAGCTTTCTTTGCGGGGCGGATAGTAGACGACTTGCAGCGAGTCGATCCGCAACGAGACGGTTTTTCGTTCTTTGTCCTTGCCACTGAGCTTGGCCAGAATGATGTGGAGTTCCGTGATCTTCGGGTCGTCCAGGCTGATCTCGACCGTTTCGCGCTTGCGGGTTCCCTTGGGATAGCGGCGATAGTGGAAATTGCTCCGCCGACCTGCCGAATCGACCGTGTGCTGGGCGTATTGTACGGAACCGTTCCGGTCCGACGAGTCGAGCAACGCGGAGAACTCCACCCGGTAGCGTCCCGGACGGACGGGCAGAGCGATGTCGGGATGCTCCAGATCGCCGGTCCGTACGACGCGGCGCGAAGAGTCTTCGTAGACCGTCTGCCGGTATCGCTCGTCGATTCGCCGGTCGATCGTGTCGAGCAGCGCGACTCTTTTCTGCAGCAGAGAGTCTTCGCGCGCGAGGGATGCGGTCACCTCGTCGATGATGTCGGTGAAGCGGACGCTCTTGCGCTTAGAGAGGTTTCTGACCGTGTAGTTGAAATCTTCCGGCTCGTAGCCGTATTTCTCGAAAATCGGGGTATAGATGTCGACGCTGTCGGTCATCGGAATGCCGCTGAGCAGCGACTCGCGGAAGGCGTTCGACAGGAAAATGTCGCGCGTAATGGCCACGAGTTCGTCGTCCGGAATGTTGCGCGAGCGGTTGCACGCGCACGACGCGAGCGCCAGAATCAGAATCAGCAGACGTCTTGTCATACGTTCTCCTCCATTTTAATTTCTCGCCGGGGAATCATCGTGCGGACCGTCAGCGACGAGATCAGATAGCTCATCACGACGAACGTGAGCGTGATCCAAACCAGATCGGCGGCGTGCACTTCGACCGGATAGGCATCCAGCAGGAAAGTCTGCCCGGAAAGCTTCAGCCATCCGAAATGCTGCTGCCCGAGCGCCAATGCCAGTCCGAGCACCAGTCCTCCTGCCGCACCGAGCAGATAGACCATCATGCCTTCCGAGACGAAGATCTTTCTCAGCAGCGGTACGTCGGCGCCGAGTGTCATCAGCGTGCGCATGTCCTTGCGCTTGTCTATGATCAGCATGGCGAGCGAGCCGATCAGCGAGAACGAGGCGACGAGGAGCACCAGCAGGATGATGAAATAAATGCCCCATTTCTCGTAGGTCATGATCCGGTAGAACGACTCTTTCTGCTCGTAGCGCGTCAGCACGCGGAAATCGTCGCCCAGACGCTCCGCGACGGCTTCCTTCACCCGGGCGGCGGAGGCTCCTTCCGCGAGGCGGACGGCCGCTGCCGAGGCCCGGCCGGAATAGTCGAACAGCCGTTGCGCGAAATCGAGCGGGACGAACACGTACTCTCCGTCGATCTCGGCCTCGAGCGCGAACACGCCCGAAGGAAAAACCGGTTGCTGCCGGTAAAAGCTGTACGGCAGCAGCGGCGACACTCGTCCCCGGCGCGGTACGTAAACGGTGATCGGACTGCTGAGCCCGGTGCGCACGCCGAGCGCCGAGGCGACGCCCTGCCCGACGAACGCCTCGGGCATGTCGCCGAAGCGGAGCCTGTACTGTCCCTCGACCGTCATGCTGTCGACCGGTACGACTTCGGCGTAGAGCGAGTCGACGCCGCGGATCATGCCGAAAAACTGATGCCCCCGGTATTCCAGCAGCGCGTTCCCGTCCAGCGAATAGGATACCTCGCGCACTCCGTCGATGCGGAGCAGCTCGTCGCGCGGCACCGAATCGGTCGCGAAGACCTGACCTCGCGCGGGCATGATCGCCAGATCGGGGTCGAAACTGCGGTACATCGTTTTGATCAATCCCTCGAAGCCGTTGAACACCGAGAGCAGGACCACCATAGCTATTACCGGAACGGCGACCGAGAAGGCGCTGACTCCGGAAATGATGTTGATGACCGAGTGCGATTTCCTCGAGAAAAGATACCGACGGGCGAAAAACAGCGGAAGACGGGGCATATCGTCGGGGAAGTTATTCTTTCAGCAGCTTGTCGATCGTGCTGATATATTCGAGCGAGTCGTCGACACGGAAGACCAGTTCGGGCACATGCCTCAGCTGATGCTTGACTCTCGTGCCGAGCGCCTTGCGCACGAGCCAGTTGTTCTTTTCGAGCGACTCCATGACGGCCGCATGCTTCTCGAACGGGAAGACGCTCAGGTACACCTTGGCCAGTTCCAGATCGGGACTCATCCGCACGAGCGTTACCGATACCATGGCTCCGCACAGCAGCGAGGCCGCTTCCTTGGAGAATATGTCGCCGATATCCCGCTGAATTTGGCGCGCGACTTTCTGCTGCCGCGTCGATTCTGTTTCATTGCTCATTTCAGGTCTGTTTTTATCGTGATTTTTCTGCTCCGGAATCGGCCGCTCCGACCGGAGGAAGGGGCGCGAGAGAAACGCTGTCGGCCGGGACGGAAACTGCCGCTGGAAGCGTATCCGTCGCCTGCGGGTCCGTTTCCCGCTCGAGCCTTTTTCGAGCCCGCCGCTCGGCGGCCTCCTGCATACGCCGGGCGACGCCCTTGCTCGGCGCCGAGCGTATGCCTCCCTTGCCCAGACGGTAGTATACCGCCAGCGACAGGTTGATATTGTCCAAGGGCGAGTGGTTCGGATTGCCGGTATATTTGGTTCCGTTGCGCAGCACGTCCGAGTAACCGAGGTAATAGCGGGCTTCGAATGCCGCTTCGAACCGCCCGAACAGCACGCTGAATCCTCCCCCTCCGCACAGGCCGTATCCCCACCGGGGGTCCCGCGTCAGCATCATCGGATAGTCGCCCTGTTCGAAAATGCCGTTTTTCTTCGATTGCCAGTAATATTTGGAGCCGGTGGCATAGGAGAGATAG from Alistipes ihumii AP11 carries:
- a CDS encoding 4Fe-4S dicluster domain-containing protein, with the translated sequence MGKYFDMLMEDVRMQEGLTACMNCGICTGVCPAAEFYCYDPRQIVNTVQTRDDDAIEKLLRSDTIWYCGECMSCRPRCPRGNTPAYVIQSLRSLSQRLGFFTDSEKGRQQFALKRTIGQNILSSGYCVRPEFVDPDLHPEQGPVWKWVYDHAKDVFERFGDNYGQTGPGACRKIDEQSMEELHSIFRETGGSAFFENIERRSDEKAREMGFEGADDAYFRSVFTANSGEHGGK
- a CDS encoding outer membrane beta-barrel protein codes for the protein MRALGIILAFAAALWSGRLQAQHYIGVRGGWGGGSVRFQPVRETGIHWGLYSGGLSYKFYTEQKYVGAIQVDLEYMQRGFMYDEVRGGDTSYHRTINTFELPFMWQPHIYVFQRHARVYLNLGVYLSYATGSKYYWQSKKNGIFEQGDYPMMLTRDPRWGYGLCGGGGFSVLFGRFEAAFEARYYLGYSDVLRNGTKYTGNPNHSPLDNINLSLAVYYRLGKGGIRSAPSKGVARRMQEAAERRARKRLERETDPQATDTLPAAVSVPADSVSLAPLPPVGAADSGAEKSR
- a CDS encoding DUF4296 domain-containing protein, whose product is MTRRLLILILALASCACNRSRNIPDDELVAITRDIFLSNAFRESLLSGIPMTDSVDIYTPIFEKYGYEPEDFNYTVRNLSKRKSVRFTDIIDEVTASLAREDSLLQKRVALLDTIDRRIDERYRQTVYEDSSRRVVRTGDLEHPDIALPVRPGRYRVEFSALLDSSDRNGSVQYAQHTVDSAGRRSNFHYRRYPKGTRKRETVEISLDDPKITELHIILAKLSGKDKERKTVSLRIDSLQVVYYPPRKESYDSVRLEALGFDARTFGLLLQNETLYDHGNGEETIGALDPDSSGLAAGRDTLVRR
- the rbfA gene encoding 30S ribosome-binding factor RbfA, producing MSNETESTRQQKVARQIQRDIGDIFSKEAASLLCGAMVSVTLVRMSPDLELAKVYLSVFPFEKHAAVMESLEKNNWLVRKALGTRVKHQLRHVPELVFRVDDSLEYISTIDKLLKE
- a CDS encoding amidohydrolase family protein; the protein is METARKLSAHLILTPQGWLQDGILSFDAEGRLLRIERTDRIDAQQNVEFYNGALVPGFVNAHCHLELSYLKGRIARGGGLAAFADAIASERGKTSPEERAAAAAYWDCRMFRDGVTAVGDICNGTSTFPLKRKSPVHYHNFVECFGLRAQDFTPMRTVLRECTGSGLEGSLTPHSTYSLQDAPFRAVAAESHRLSVHFMESRSEAELYRARGPLHERNLRERVTIDFAGYGSPARRILDSVPPDRPLLLVHGTFASQQEIESLAERFGDRLSWVLCPRSNDYIEGARPPVETLRRAGVRIALGTDSLSSNETLSIVEELKMLRSVPLDEALRWATLGGAEALGIDSWAGSFVPGKRPGAVLLGGIDFRTTTLRDDAFSRRIL
- a CDS encoding ABC transporter permease — protein: MPRLPLFFARRYLFSRKSHSVINIISGVSAFSVAVPVIAMVVLLSVFNGFEGLIKTMYRSFDPDLAIMPARGQVFATDSVPRDELLRIDGVREVSYSLDGNALLEYRGHQFFGMIRGVDSLYAEVVPVDSMTVEGQYRLRFGDMPEAFVGQGVASALGVRTGLSSPITVYVPRRGRVSPLLPYSFYRQQPVFPSGVFALEAEIDGEYVFVPLDFAQRLFDYSGRASAAAVRLAEGASAARVKEAVAERLGDDFRVLTRYEQKESFYRIMTYEKWGIYFIILLVLLVASFSLIGSLAMLIIDKRKDMRTLMTLGADVPLLRKIFVSEGMMVYLLGAAGGLVLGLALALGQQHFGWLKLSGQTFLLDAYPVEVHAADLVWITLTFVVMSYLISSLTVRTMIPRREIKMEENV